GCGTGTATCTTGTTTATGGGGAAGCTCCCGGAGGGGATAAAAGAGAAATGGCTCCCGGTGGCCATGACGAGATTCTTTTTCTTTTGTCAGGGGAAGCGAGACTTGAGAACAATGACACCAGAATATCCTTGAAAAAAGAAGAGGCAGTTTATATGAACCCTGATGAGACTTTCACTTTTACGGCGCTATCCGACTGCAAGTATGTTGTGGCAGGGACACATACTGCGCCGCACGAGCATTAATAGAGTCTTTTTATTTTTCATGAAAGCTATCATCTTTGATATGGACGGCGTGCTTGTAGATTCCATGGCAGACCATGCCGAGGCATGGAAGCAGGCGCTGGCGACAGTGAAGATAATCATCGACAGGAAAGATATCTACGAGCTTGAGGGTTCGAACCACATGCAGATAGTTGAATTGGTATTCAGGCATTTCGGTCTGATTCCGACAGAAGAGATTGTGCAAGAACTGAGCAGCAAAAAGGTGGAGATATTCAACCGGATAGAGCATGTGAGACCTTTTAAGGGAATAAAAGAACTGCTTCTATCACTGAAATCAAAATACAAGCTCGCCGTGGTTTCAGGCTCCAATGGCAAGACCGTTCACAGTTTCATGGAAACCTTTTTTCCCGGTATTTTCCAGGTGATCGTGGATGGAGATGAAGTTAA
This DNA window, taken from Candidatus Methanoperedens sp., encodes the following:
- a CDS encoding HAD family phosphatase, which encodes MKAIIFDMDGVLVDSMADHAEAWKQALATVKIIIDRKDIYELEGSNHMQIVELVFRHFGLIPTEEIVQELSSKKVEIFNRIEHVRPFKGIKELLLSLKSKYKLAVVSGSNGKTVHSFMETFFPGIFQVIVDGDEVKKSKPSPEPYLMAVEKLGLGKEHCLVIENSPLGIRSAKSAGLRCLGIPTYLEREYLKEADVIVENHRELGKYIQLEEEREEEAEEGVNKETITLALV